From Desulfuromonas soudanensis, the proteins below share one genomic window:
- a CDS encoding putative nucleotidyltransferase substrate binding domain-containing protein: MSLIKHLKDTEPFNHLPDHVYQEIRTGARLQKFPQGTFIFQQNDPPTGYLYVIKEGLVEITVMTPGGIDMVVDYRKEGSFFGGTPIFTGDPYTGGARTVKATECYLIPESILMKAEEESPELRDYFTRIVLSRVRQLYSEIVADHNRHAVTQMEAYPFKKRLSEIMESPVETCPPDEPVRRVARRLTDKKIGAMPVVGTDGTLLGIITERDLVSKVLATDGTDPSTMQALDVMSRNPQTMPPGTYMYEAMAYMTSHHLKHLPVVDRGELVGIVSLRDLMKYRSQKAMLLIGNIREEQTLEGLKAIHQEIVTVARTLLSETRSTPEVMEILSYIHHGIIKRVYELCLEEMKAEGKEPPAIRYCFLIMGSGGRREMLLAPDQDNGFIYENVPDERLPEVEAFFIPFADKIVQALSRVGYPLCKGKVMADNPSWRGRLKDWQARIKDWVNDPEPQKVRYSSIFFDFAPLAGDVQLAHDLRDIVHREIREFQAFLYHMMSLDLRYKVPVGFLGRFVVDKDGEHRGELSLKQGGSIYIVDCIRMFALERGLQAITTQARLKELVSLNVFAMETAEHIRAAFEALTFLRLRNEIALTDQGKRPSHFLDPYALTKTEQDLLKESFHAVSKLQDATKRHFARTPF; encoded by the coding sequence ATGAGCCTCATCAAGCACCTCAAGGACACCGAGCCGTTCAACCACCTCCCCGACCACGTCTATCAGGAAATCCGCACCGGCGCCAGGCTGCAGAAGTTTCCCCAAGGGACCTTCATCTTTCAGCAGAATGACCCGCCGACGGGGTACCTCTACGTCATCAAGGAAGGGCTGGTGGAGATCACGGTCATGACTCCGGGGGGGATCGACATGGTGGTCGACTACCGCAAGGAAGGATCCTTTTTCGGCGGCACCCCCATCTTCACCGGCGATCCCTACACCGGCGGCGCACGCACGGTCAAAGCGACGGAATGCTACCTGATTCCCGAGAGCATTCTGATGAAGGCGGAGGAGGAGTCCCCCGAGCTCCGCGACTATTTCACCCGCATCGTCCTCTCCCGCGTCCGCCAGCTCTATTCGGAAATCGTCGCCGATCACAACCGCCACGCCGTCACCCAGATGGAGGCCTACCCCTTCAAGAAGCGCCTCTCCGAAATCATGGAGTCGCCGGTGGAGACCTGCCCCCCCGACGAGCCGGTCCGGCGGGTGGCGCGGCGGCTGACCGACAAAAAAATCGGCGCCATGCCGGTCGTCGGCACCGACGGCACCCTCCTCGGGATCATTACGGAAAGGGATCTCGTCTCCAAGGTTCTGGCCACCGACGGAACGGACCCTTCGACGATGCAGGCCCTCGATGTCATGAGCCGCAATCCCCAGACCATGCCCCCCGGAACCTACATGTACGAGGCGATGGCCTACATGACCAGCCACCACCTCAAACACCTGCCGGTGGTCGACCGGGGCGAACTGGTCGGAATCGTTTCCCTGCGCGACCTGATGAAATACCGCAGCCAGAAGGCGATGCTGCTCATCGGCAACATCCGCGAGGAGCAGACCCTGGAAGGGCTGAAGGCGATCCACCAGGAAATCGTCACCGTCGCCCGCACCCTCCTCTCCGAAACGCGCAGCACTCCGGAGGTGATGGAGATCCTCTCCTACATCCATCACGGCATCATCAAGCGGGTCTACGAGCTCTGCCTGGAGGAGATGAAGGCCGAGGGGAAGGAGCCCCCCGCCATCCGCTACTGCTTCCTGATCATGGGGAGCGGCGGCCGCCGGGAAATGCTCCTCGCCCCCGACCAGGACAACGGCTTCATCTACGAAAACGTCCCCGACGAGAGACTCCCGGAGGTCGAGGCCTTCTTCATCCCCTTCGCGGATAAGATCGTCCAGGCGCTGAGCCGGGTCGGCTACCCCCTGTGCAAGGGGAAGGTGATGGCCGACAACCCCTCCTGGCGGGGACGGCTGAAGGACTGGCAGGCGCGGATCAAGGACTGGGTCAACGACCCGGAGCCGCAGAAGGTGCGCTACTCATCCATCTTCTTCGACTTTGCTCCGCTTGCCGGCGATGTGCAGCTGGCCCACGACCTGCGCGACATCGTCCACCGGGAAATCCGTGAGTTTCAGGCTTTTCTCTACCACATGATGTCCCTGGACCTGCGCTACAAGGTCCCCGTCGGCTTTCTCGGCCGCTTCGTTGTCGACAAGGACGGCGAGCACAGGGGGGAGCTCTCCCTGAAGCAGGGGGGGAGCATCTACATCGTCGACTGCATCCGCATGTTCGCCCTCGAGCGGGGGCTGCAGGCCATTACCACCCAGGCACGGCTCAAGGAGTTGGTGAGCCTCAACGTCTTCGCCATGGAGACCGCCGAACACATCCGCGCCGCCTTCGAAGCCCTGACGTTTCTGCGGCTGCGCAACGAAATCGCCCTCACCGATCAGGGAAAGAGGCCGAGTCACTTTCTCGATCCCTATGCCCTCACCAAGACCGAACAGGATCTGCTCAAAGAATCGTTCCACGCCGTAAGCAAGCTGCAGGACGCCACCAAGCGCCATTTCGCCCGCACCCCCTTTTAA
- a CDS encoding Ni/Fe hydrogenase subunit alpha, protein MKTIGLEPLTRVEGHGRVELDLDRGRLSAVRVALIESPRLFESLVIGRSWQEIPALVCRICAICSSVHRVASAAALERALGVSVPPAARLVRELLVLGGHIESHALHLFCLVLPDILGVESVLALVAGGSAQAREGLELKRLGNRIQEISGGRVIHPVNIEVGGILRLPDRSRLQGLAEELEAWEGRLVDLLAVFASPQSYPPSSGAIGLPLSVSGGEGLHLFGRGLSLSGRTMAPERYRELLGEEALPGSHAKSSRGAAGPFLTGALARLRNSGGEERGLPSGIFANNAAQAMELVDALRRARVLTREILALGEDEALRGEVRVGAGVGTEVIEAPRGLLVHSYVLDDGGRVARADIVTPTAINQEAMAAQILADLQEVTDEALLASGAEQIVRAFDPCISCAVHLVRIR, encoded by the coding sequence TTGAAAACCATTGGTCTTGAACCGCTGACCCGGGTGGAAGGGCATGGGCGGGTCGAACTCGATCTCGACCGCGGCAGGCTCTCTGCGGTCCGGGTCGCCCTGATCGAATCACCCCGGCTCTTCGAGTCGCTGGTGATCGGACGCTCCTGGCAGGAGATTCCGGCCCTGGTCTGCCGCATCTGCGCCATCTGTTCTTCGGTTCACCGGGTCGCCTCAGCCGCCGCCCTGGAGAGGGCGCTGGGGGTGTCCGTACCCCCCGCCGCCCGCCTGGTGCGGGAACTTCTGGTGCTCGGGGGGCACATCGAAAGTCACGCCCTGCATCTCTTTTGCCTGGTGCTGCCGGATATCCTCGGGGTGGAGAGCGTCCTGGCCCTGGTGGCCGGAGGGAGCGCCCAGGCCCGGGAGGGGCTCGAGCTCAAGAGGTTGGGGAACCGGATTCAGGAGATCTCGGGGGGACGGGTCATTCACCCGGTCAATATCGAAGTCGGTGGGATTCTGCGCCTTCCGGACCGGTCCCGTCTGCAGGGACTGGCCGAGGAGCTGGAAGCCTGGGAGGGGCGCCTCGTCGACCTGCTGGCCGTTTTCGCCTCGCCGCAGAGCTATCCCCCGTCTTCAGGGGCAATCGGTCTTCCCCTCTCGGTCTCCGGGGGGGAGGGTCTCCACCTCTTCGGCCGGGGGCTGTCGCTTTCGGGACGGACGATGGCGCCCGAGAGGTACCGGGAGCTTCTCGGCGAGGAGGCCCTCCCCGGGTCCCACGCCAAGTCGTCCCGGGGTGCGGCAGGGCCCTTCCTGACCGGCGCCCTCGCCCGCCTGCGCAATAGCGGAGGGGAGGAGAGGGGGCTTCCTTCCGGCATTTTTGCCAACAACGCCGCCCAGGCCATGGAGCTGGTGGACGCCTTGCGGCGGGCCCGGGTCCTGACCCGGGAGATCCTTGCGCTCGGGGAGGATGAAGCGCTGCGGGGGGAGGTGCGGGTGGGGGCGGGCGTCGGGACGGAAGTGATCGAGGCGCCGCGGGGACTGCTGGTCCATTCCTATGTTCTCGATGATGGCGGCCGGGTGGCCCGGGCCGATATCGTCACCCCCACCGCCATCAATCAGGAGGCGATGGCGGCGCAGATCCTCGCCGACCTGCAGGAGGTGACCGATGAGGCGCTGCTGGCCTCAGGAGCGGAGCAGATCGTGCGCGCCTTCGATCCCTGCATCTCCTGCGCCGTGCATCTGGTCCGGATCCGCTGA
- a CDS encoding FAD/NAD(P)-binding protein encodes MRSGFLPQTARLETVDERMRDNHLFTFRVEKELGVAPGQFVELSLPGIGAFPVSSCAYRTGTALVCCIRRAGRVTDALYRLAPGARLGVRGPFGAGFPLDAFYGRDALLVAGGLGMAPLRALLQALLSERERFGEIILLYGSRDPESLLFRDELETLGRSGAVQVRFSVDFATELPWAAKSFFCRVGLVTSLLEKLALTPGRTTAAVCGPPALYGCVLEELARLGIPAEAIFATLERRMRCGVGECCHCVTSGVFVCCEGPVFSLARLRQLPEAI; translated from the coding sequence ATGAGGAGCGGATTTCTCCCCCAAACGGCGCGTCTCGAAACGGTGGACGAGCGGATGCGGGACAATCATCTCTTCACCTTCAGGGTCGAAAAGGAGCTCGGCGTCGCGCCGGGTCAGTTCGTCGAACTCTCCCTGCCGGGAATCGGCGCTTTCCCCGTGTCCTCCTGCGCCTATCGAACCGGCACGGCGCTGGTCTGCTGCATCCGCCGCGCCGGCCGGGTCACCGATGCCCTCTACCGGCTGGCGCCGGGAGCGCGTCTCGGGGTGCGCGGACCCTTCGGCGCCGGCTTTCCCCTCGATGCCTTCTACGGCAGGGACGCCCTGCTGGTCGCCGGGGGGCTGGGGATGGCTCCATTGCGCGCCCTCCTCCAGGCCCTGCTCTCCGAGCGAGAGCGGTTCGGGGAGATCATCCTCCTCTACGGCTCCCGCGACCCGGAGTCCCTTCTTTTTCGCGATGAGCTCGAAACGCTCGGTCGCAGCGGCGCCGTGCAGGTGCGCTTTTCCGTCGACTTTGCCACCGAGCTCCCCTGGGCGGCAAAGAGCTTTTTCTGCCGCGTCGGACTGGTCACCAGCCTGCTCGAGAAGCTCGCCCTCACTCCCGGCCGGACGACCGCCGCGGTCTGCGGTCCTCCCGCCCTGTACGGCTGCGTTCTCGAGGAGCTCGCCCGCCTGGGGATCCCCGCCGAGGCCATTTTCGCCACCCTCGAACGGCGCATGCGGTGCGGCGTCGGGGAGTGCTGTCACTGCGTCACCTCCGGGGTCTTCGTCTGTTGCGAAGGACCGGTCTTTTCCCTGGCGCGTCTCCGGCAGCTGCCGGAAGCCATTTAG
- a CDS encoding 4Fe-4S dicluster domain-containing protein yields MFCRTCPDDFGDRLLQALAVDHQVLGAQQGSDGVCRIAPLHRWGDLSRENLPLLPAKKVVLPPQETLWTLEGEDYHPPETPGPLALLGVFSCDLFALDYLDRAFAEDSLYRSRRQPLFLVGTPCLPGEGCFCPTSSAPPPFDLFVDHNRVWAGSTRGRELLEVFGGVLGTAEEAEPPKPSQEERPFPPAASLARLHRESAADPLWFETARRCLSCGACSAVCPTCACFDVVDTVAGGKVHRRRQWDNCFFTSHALVAGGHNFRPTRKERLRFRFEHKFLGFGPLRGVVSCVGCGRCGRNCPVDIDISKVLQALVEREGL; encoded by the coding sequence ATGTTTTGCCGCACCTGTCCCGATGATTTCGGCGATCGACTGTTGCAGGCCCTCGCCGTCGACCACCAGGTCCTCGGAGCCCAGCAGGGGAGCGACGGGGTCTGTCGCATTGCCCCCCTGCACCGCTGGGGGGATTTGAGCCGGGAGAACCTGCCGCTCCTTCCCGCCAAAAAGGTGGTCCTCCCCCCGCAGGAAACCCTGTGGACCCTGGAGGGGGAAGACTATCATCCCCCCGAAACGCCCGGACCCCTTGCCCTTCTGGGCGTCTTTTCCTGCGACCTCTTCGCCCTGGATTACCTCGATCGGGCCTTTGCCGAAGATTCCCTCTATCGCTCTCGGCGACAGCCCCTCTTTCTCGTCGGAACGCCCTGCCTCCCCGGCGAAGGCTGTTTCTGCCCGACGTCCTCCGCCCCCCCTCCCTTCGACCTCTTCGTCGACCACAATCGGGTATGGGCCGGCAGCACCCGGGGCAGGGAGCTTCTCGAGGTCTTTGGCGGCGTCCTCGGCACGGCCGAAGAGGCCGAACCGCCCAAGCCTTCCCAGGAGGAACGCCCCTTTCCTCCCGCCGCTTCCCTGGCGCGGCTGCACCGGGAAAGCGCCGCCGATCCCCTGTGGTTCGAGACGGCCAGGCGCTGTCTTTCCTGCGGCGCCTGCAGCGCCGTCTGCCCGACCTGCGCCTGCTTCGACGTCGTCGATACCGTTGCCGGGGGGAAGGTGCACCGCCGTCGTCAGTGGGACAACTGTTTTTTCACCAGCCACGCCCTGGTCGCCGGCGGGCACAACTTCCGGCCGACGCGAAAGGAGCGGCTGCGCTTTCGCTTCGAGCACAAATTCCTCGGCTTCGGCCCTCTCCGGGGTGTCGTCTCCTGCGTCGGCTGCGGACGCTGCGGAAGGAACTGCCCGGTCGACATCGACATCTCGAAGGTCCTCCAGGCCCTGGTGGAGAGGGAGGGATTATGA
- a CDS encoding cold-shock protein: MAEGSVKWFNDAKGFGFIEQDNGTDVFVHFSSIQSEGFKSLAEGDRVQFDVTQGQKGPQASNVQKI; encoded by the coding sequence ATGGCAGAAGGCAGTGTGAAATGGTTTAACGATGCGAAGGGTTTTGGTTTCATCGAGCAGGACAACGGTACCGATGTCTTCGTCCACTTCTCCTCCATCCAGTCCGAGGGATTCAAATCCCTGGCCGAAGGGGATCGCGTTCAGTTCGACGTCACCCAGGGTCAAAAAGGCCCCCAGGCCTCCAACGTCCAGAAAATCTAG
- a CDS encoding insulinase family protein — MPATALHTGQTLHGFKITDIIPIAELNATLFRLRHEKTGARMVHLATEDPNNLFAVGFRTPPADSTGVAHILEHTVLCGSRRYPVRDPFFTMLKRSLNTFMNAMTASDWTLYPFSSQNTKDFYNLLDIYLDAAFFPLLRERDFRQEGHRIEFARPDDPQSPLEFKGVVYNEMKGAMASPPSLLGRRLAKALYPTTTYGHNSGGEPAEIPDLTWEALRAFHASYYHPSNAWFYTCGNLPLEKHLAVIEERVLSQFERREVQSEVPPEIRFDAPRQETETFPLAPGEETARRSLVQVGWLTCDISDSFERLALTILSSLLVGNPAAPLYKALLDSGLGDNLAPGTGYNDDNRTTYFAAGLQGTDPDQAAAVEALILSTLEEAARSGFSPERIEGVIHRLEFAHREVSGDHYPYPLALLMRLMGPWLHNDDPVSPLQLGDNLRRLRQEMAAGPFFQDLIRRHFLDNRHRVTLTLRPDPTQKEREDAAAAERLAKVAGRLDAEQRQQLIDQARELAAAQEAEEDISCLPTLTREDIPAEELPVSSSLNREGFHEVQWFPQPTNGIDYFIAHLPTAGLPEELLPYVPLFCTMLTQIGAADCSYLEMAERMEAHTGGIQAGAGILDDPGTLSAFEGVVELKGKALQRNQKQLFAILADLCRAPDFSDVKRLQTVIGQIKTSMENSIPASGHSYAARAAASRLTAAAALRETWSGLSQFRLIKELSTRSTEELAPVAERLQAIAATLFQGPNFSCGISGEEASFAAVRGGLSAFFGALPPGSGESRPSEAPPFSPAPARLGYATSVPVAYVTRVFRTVPYTHDDSAPLMVLAKLLRAGFLHREIREKGGAYGGLAGYDTEGGLFSLLSYRDPQLARTLRVFDQAVDWAAAGTFTDDEIDEAILAVFADLDRPLSPGGRGNREFANTRQGLTLEMRRHLRRGVLATDRARLMETAKTYLGAGRSESAVSVIAGEEMLTQANGELGSEGLTIERI; from the coding sequence ATGCCCGCCACCGCCCTGCACACCGGCCAGACGCTCCACGGCTTCAAAATCACCGACATCATCCCCATCGCCGAACTCAACGCCACCCTGTTCCGGCTGCGCCACGAAAAGACCGGGGCACGCATGGTGCACCTGGCCACGGAGGATCCCAACAACCTCTTTGCCGTCGGCTTCCGCACCCCCCCCGCCGACTCGACGGGGGTCGCCCACATTCTCGAGCATACGGTCCTCTGCGGCTCACGGCGCTACCCGGTGCGGGACCCCTTCTTCACCATGCTCAAGCGCAGCCTCAACACCTTCATGAACGCCATGACGGCCAGCGACTGGACCCTCTACCCCTTCTCCAGCCAGAACACCAAGGACTTCTACAATCTCCTCGACATCTATCTCGATGCCGCCTTCTTCCCCCTGCTGCGGGAGAGGGATTTTCGCCAGGAGGGGCACCGCATCGAATTCGCCCGGCCGGACGACCCGCAGTCGCCGCTGGAATTCAAGGGGGTTGTCTATAACGAAATGAAGGGGGCCATGGCCTCCCCCCCCTCCCTCCTCGGCCGGCGCCTGGCCAAGGCCCTCTATCCGACGACGACCTACGGCCACAACTCCGGGGGAGAACCGGCAGAGATTCCCGACCTCACCTGGGAGGCGCTGCGCGCCTTTCACGCCAGCTACTATCACCCCTCCAACGCCTGGTTCTACACCTGCGGCAATCTCCCCCTCGAAAAGCACCTGGCCGTCATCGAGGAGAGGGTTTTAAGCCAGTTCGAGCGCCGCGAGGTGCAGAGCGAAGTCCCGCCGGAGATCCGCTTCGATGCCCCCCGGCAAGAAACGGAAACCTTCCCGCTGGCCCCCGGCGAGGAGACTGCGCGGCGGTCCCTGGTCCAGGTCGGCTGGCTGACCTGCGACATCTCCGACAGCTTCGAACGCCTGGCCCTGACCATCCTCTCCTCCCTTCTCGTCGGCAACCCGGCGGCGCCCCTGTACAAGGCCCTCCTCGACTCGGGGCTCGGGGATAACCTGGCCCCCGGCACCGGCTACAACGACGACAACCGCACCACCTATTTCGCCGCCGGCCTGCAGGGAACCGACCCGGACCAGGCCGCAGCCGTCGAGGCGCTGATCCTCTCCACCCTCGAGGAGGCGGCCCGCAGCGGCTTCTCCCCCGAACGCATCGAGGGGGTCATCCACCGCCTGGAATTCGCCCACCGGGAGGTCTCCGGCGACCACTACCCTTACCCGCTGGCCCTGCTGATGCGCCTCATGGGACCCTGGCTGCACAACGACGATCCCGTCTCGCCCCTGCAACTCGGCGACAACCTCAGGCGCCTGCGCCAGGAGATGGCGGCCGGCCCCTTCTTCCAGGATCTGATCCGCCGCCATTTCCTCGACAATCGCCATCGGGTCACCCTCACCCTGCGCCCCGATCCGACGCAGAAAGAGCGGGAGGACGCGGCCGCCGCAGAGCGCCTGGCGAAAGTGGCCGGCCGGCTCGACGCCGAACAGCGCCAGCAGCTCATCGATCAGGCCCGGGAGTTGGCCGCCGCCCAGGAAGCCGAGGAGGACATCTCCTGTCTGCCGACCCTGACCCGGGAGGACATCCCCGCCGAAGAGCTTCCGGTCTCGTCCAGCCTCAACCGGGAAGGCTTCCATGAGGTCCAGTGGTTCCCCCAGCCGACCAACGGCATCGACTACTTCATCGCCCACCTTCCCACCGCCGGACTCCCGGAGGAGCTCCTCCCCTACGTCCCCCTCTTCTGCACCATGCTCACCCAGATCGGCGCCGCGGATTGCAGCTACCTGGAGATGGCCGAGCGCATGGAGGCTCACACCGGGGGGATCCAGGCCGGGGCGGGAATCCTCGACGACCCCGGGACGCTGAGTGCCTTTGAAGGGGTGGTCGAACTCAAGGGGAAGGCGCTGCAGCGCAACCAGAAGCAGCTCTTTGCCATCCTCGCCGATCTCTGCCGGGCGCCGGATTTCTCCGACGTCAAACGTCTGCAGACGGTGATCGGCCAGATCAAGACGTCCATGGAGAATTCCATCCCCGCTTCCGGCCACAGCTACGCGGCACGGGCCGCGGCCAGCCGCCTCACCGCCGCCGCCGCCCTGCGGGAGACCTGGTCGGGCCTCAGCCAGTTCCGCCTGATCAAGGAACTCTCGACGCGCTCCACGGAGGAGCTCGCCCCGGTGGCCGAGCGGCTGCAGGCCATCGCCGCCACCTTGTTCCAGGGGCCGAACTTCTCCTGCGGCATCAGCGGCGAAGAAGCGTCCTTTGCCGCGGTGCGCGGCGGCCTGAGCGCCTTTTTCGGCGCCCTGCCGCCGGGGAGCGGCGAGTCGAGGCCGAGTGAAGCTCCCCCCTTCTCCCCGGCTCCCGCCCGCCTCGGCTACGCGACCTCGGTGCCGGTGGCCTACGTCACCCGGGTCTTCCGCACCGTCCCCTACACCCACGACGACAGCGCCCCCCTGATGGTGCTGGCCAAACTCCTGCGGGCCGGCTTCCTCCACCGGGAGATCCGCGAAAAGGGGGGGGCCTACGGCGGCCTCGCCGGTTACGATACCGAAGGGGGGCTCTTCTCCCTCCTCTCCTACCGCGACCCCCAGCTCGCCCGCACCCTGCGCGTCTTTGACCAGGCGGTGGACTGGGCGGCGGCCGGCACCTTCACCGACGACGAGATCGACGAAGCGATCCTGGCGGTCTTCGCCGACCTCGATCGCCCCCTCTCCCCCGGAGGGCGCGGCAACCGCGAGTTCGCCAACACCCGCCAGGGCCTCACCCTCGAGATGCGCCGCCACCTCCGCCGGGGGGTGCTGGCCACCGACCGCGCCCGGCTGATGGAGACCGCCAAAACCTACCTCGGCGCCGGCCGTTCCGAGAGCGCCGTCTCGGTCATCGCCGGGGAAGAGATGCTCACTCAGGCCAACGGGGAGTTGGGAAGCGAAGGGTTGACGATCGAGCGGATCTGA
- a CDS encoding HD domain-containing protein produces the protein MQQIIDFIRELDKLKGITRKNRPLGMDRFENAAEHSWQVAVLALSLAEFADPGVDINRVVRMLLIHDVGEIDTGDRIVYAEGGWEEHKEAEMVAARRIFRFLPEPKRSEMMELWEEFEAGETPEARFAHAADRAIPAILNLAFNGQSWVENGITFERVVARIGAPIKAGCPVLWSYLEVRLEGEGAFLP, from the coding sequence ATGCAGCAGATCATCGACTTCATCCGCGAACTGGACAAACTCAAGGGGATCACCCGCAAGAACCGACCGCTGGGCATGGACCGCTTCGAAAACGCTGCCGAGCACAGCTGGCAGGTTGCTGTGCTGGCCCTTTCCCTGGCCGAATTCGCCGACCCGGGGGTCGATATCAACCGGGTGGTGCGCATGCTGCTGATCCACGATGTCGGGGAAATCGACACCGGTGACCGGATCGTCTACGCCGAAGGCGGTTGGGAAGAGCACAAGGAAGCCGAAATGGTTGCGGCAAGACGCATTTTCAGATTCTTGCCGGAGCCCAAGCGCTCGGAGATGATGGAGCTCTGGGAGGAATTCGAGGCCGGCGAGACTCCGGAAGCCCGCTTCGCCCATGCCGCCGACCGCGCCATTCCCGCTATCCTCAACCTGGCCTTCAACGGGCAGAGCTGGGTTGAGAACGGCATCACCTTCGAGCGGGTTGTCGCCCGCATCGGCGCTCCCATCAAAGCCGGCTGTCCGGTGCTCTGGTCCTACCTGGAAGTCAGACTCGAAGGGGAGGGAGCCTTTCTTCCGTAG